Proteins encoded in a region of the Papio anubis isolate 15944 chromosome 14, Panubis1.0, whole genome shotgun sequence genome:
- the ADRA2B gene encoding alpha-2B adrenergic receptor — protein MDHQDPYSVQATAAIAAVITFLILFTIFGNALVILAVLTSRSLRAPQNLFLVSLAAADILVATLIIPFSLANELLGYWYFWRTWCEVYLALDVLFCTSSIVHLCAISLDRYWAVSRALEYNSKRTPRRIKCIILTVWLIAAVISLPPLIYKGDQGPQPRGRPQCKLNQEAWYILASSIGSFFAPCLIMILVYLRIYLIAKRSNRRGPRAKGGPGQGESKQPRPNRGGALASAKLPALASLASAREVNGHSKSTGEKEEGETSEDTVTRALPPSWAALPDSGQGQKEGVCGASPEDEAEEEKEEEEEECEPQAGPVSPASACSPPLQQPQGSRVLATLRGQVLLGRGVGAIGGQWWRRRAQLTREKRFTFVLAVVIGVFVLCWFPFFFSYSLGAICPKHCKVPHGLFQFFFWIGYCNSSLNPVIYTIFNQDFRRAFRRILCRPWTQTA, from the exons ATGGACCACCAGGACCCCTACTCCGTGCAGGCCACGGCGGCCATCGCGGCGGTCATCACCTTCCTCATCCTCTTCACCATCTTCGGCAACGCGCTGGTCATCCTGGCTGTGTTGACCAGCCGCTCGCTGCGCGCCCCTCAGAACCTGTTCCTGGTGTCGCTGGCCGCCGCCGACATCCTGGTGGCCACGCTCATCATCCCTTTCTCGCTGGCTAACGAGCTCCTCGGCTACTGGTACTTCTGGCGCACGTGGTGCGAGGTGTACCTGGCGCTGGACGTGCTCTTCTGCACCTCGTCCATCGTGCACCTGTGCGCCATCAGCCTGGACCGCTACTGGGCCGTGAGCCGCGCGCTGGAGTACAACTCCAAGCGCACCCCGCGCCGCATCAAGTGCATCATCCTCACCGTGTGGCTCATCGCCGCCGTCATCTCGCTGCCGCCCCTCATCTACAAGGGCGACCAGGGCCCCCAGCCGCGCGGGCGCCCCCAGTGCAAGCTCAACCAGGAGGCCTGGTACATCCTGGCCTCCAGCATCGGATCGTTCTTTGCTCCTTGCCTCATCATGATCCTTGTCTACCTGCGCATCTACCTGATCGCCAAACGCAGCAACCGCAGAGGTCCCAGGGCCAAGGGGGGGCCTGGGCAGGGTGAGTCCAAGCAGCCCCGACCCAACCGTGGTGGGGCTTTGGCCTCAGCCAAGCTGCCAGCCCTGGCTTCTCTGGCTTCTGCCAGAGAGGTCAATGGACACTCGAAGTCcactggggagaaggaggagggggagaccTCTGAAGATACTGTGACCCGGGCCTTGCCACCCAGTTGGGCTGCCCTTCCCGACTCAGGCCAGGGCCAGAAGGAAGGTGTTTGTGGGGCATCTCCAGAGGATGAAgctgaagaggagaaggaggaggaggaggaagagtgtgAACCCCAGGCAGGGCCAGTGTCTCCGGCCTCAGCTTGCAGCCCCCCGCTGCAGCAGCCACAGGGCTCCCGGGTGCTGGCCACCCTACGTGGCCAGGTGCTCCTGGGCAGGGGCGTGGGTGCTATAGGTGGGCAGTGGTGGCGTCGACGGGCGCAGCTGACCCGGGAGAAGCGCTTCACCTTCGTGCTGGCCGTGGTCATTGGCGTTTTTGTGCTCTGCTGGTTCCCCTTCTTCTTCAGCTACAGCCTGGGCGCCATCTGCCCGAAGCACTGCAAGGTGCCCCATGGCCTCTTCCAGTTCTTCTTCTGGATCGGCTACTGCAACAGTTCGCTGAACCCTGTCATCTACACCATCTTCAACCAGGACTTCCGCCGTGCCTTCCGGAGGATCCTGTGCCGCCCATGGACCCAGACGGCCTG A